In Pangasianodon hypophthalmus isolate fPanHyp1 chromosome 29, fPanHyp1.pri, whole genome shotgun sequence, one genomic interval encodes:
- the LOC117596460 gene encoding NACHT, LRR and PYD domains-containing protein 12-like isoform X1: METSDLEADNMAPSSKKSKILEKRSDSPEPSCVSMKSDASMDCPQVFSDGAPISVHSKILEKRSDSPEPSCASMKSDASMDSLWVFRGGAPLSVHSKILEKRSDSPEPSCASMKSDASMDSLWVFRGGAPVSVHSNMLAKATVLSRVSLKSDASMASSPDFDDGNLSSEQRQDTASARSEVQKTFKLNLLKKFECLNGVLINQGNPILLNEIYTELYITEGDSGDINNEHEVRQMEAASRRKTTEETPIKCNDIFKPLPEEDNPIRTVLTKGVAGIGKTISVQKFILDWAEGKANQDVNLIFPLPFRELNLIKDQKLSLMELLHVYFKETKEMDINSLEKVLFIFDGMDECRFPLDFQNTVRVCDVTESASVHVLLINLIKGNLLPSALIWITSRPAAADQIPSECVDRVTEVRGFTDPQKEEYFSKRISDQNLANNIITHLKSLRSLYIMCHIPVFCCISATVLERMLGEAESEEIPKTLTQMYTHFLIIQTNIIRGKYSKKQESYEEMVLKLGQLAFQQLKKGNLIFYEEDLRECGIDVTEAAVYSGVCTQIFREEFGLHQSKVYCFVHLSVQEHLAALYVHLTFMMEKRNVLDQNPSSKLEMKEITISDVHQSAVDQALQSQTGHLDLFLRFLLGLSLESNQNLLHHFVTQTGSSSQSKEETVQYIKKEISRDLPTEKSINLFHCLNELGDNSLVEEIQHYLKSGKQSELSPSQWSALVFVLLTSAQELEEFDLSKYTNTDNISDWVLVKVMPVVAESRKAIISCDTIKEKSWTALDSVLRSETSKLRELHLTVNTMHLSQNNLGVTGVNRLSAVLENPLCKVETLRLQCCDVSDEGCAALASSLRSNPSHLRDLELSNNNLRDSGVKRLSAILENPHCKLEILRLCGCGVSDEGCAAVASALISNPSHLKNLNLSRNNLGDLGLKRLSAVLKNPHCKLETLWLQYCGISDEGCAALASSLTSNPSHLRELNLSMNKIGDSGVKCLSAVLENPQCKLEILRVWDCGFSDEGCAALTSALRSNPSHLRELHLSQNQLGDSGVKRLSAVLENPHCKLETLRMCGCGISDEGCAALASALRSNPSHLRKLELKGNKTGDSGRKLLSALQNDEHYKLEEVEWR, translated from the exons ATGGAAACCTCTGATCTGGAAGCAGACAATATGGCCCCATCTTCAAAAAAGAG TAAAATCCTGGAAAAGAggtcagactcaccagaacccagctgtgtctcCATGAAAAGTGATGCATCTATGGATTgtccacaggttttcagtgaTGGAGCCCCCATATCTGTACACAG TAAAATCCTGGAAAAGAggtcagactcaccagaacccagctgtgccTCCATGAAAAGTGATGCATCTATGGATTCTCTGTGGGTTTTCAGAGGTGGAGCCCCCTTATCTGTACACAG TAAAATCCTGGAAAAGAggtcagactcaccagaacccagctgtgccTCCATGAAAAGTGATGCATCTATGGATTCTCTGTGGGTTTTCAGAGGTGGAGCCCCCGTATCTGTACACAG TAATATGCTGGCAAAGGCAACAGTACTCAGCCGTGTATCTCTGAAGAGTGATGCATCTATGGCTTCTTCTCCAGACTTTGATGATGGAAACCTCTCATCTGAACAGAG GCAAGACACTGCATCTGCTAGAAGTGAGGTCCAGAAAACCTTCAAGTTAAATCTGTTGAAGAAGTTTGAGTGTTTGAATGGAGTATTGATAAACCAGGGGAACCCAATACtcctgaatgagatctacacagagctctacatcacagagggagacagtggagacatcaataatgaacatgaggtgagacagatggaGGCAGCATCCAggagaaaaacaacagaagaaaCACCAATCAAGTGCAATGACATCTTTAAGCCCTTACCTGAAGAAGACAACCCCATCAGGACTGTTCTGACAAAGGGCGTCGCTGGCATCGGAAAAACaatctctgtgcagaagttcattctggactgggctgaagggaaagcaaatcaggacgtcaACCTCATATTTCCACTTCCTTTCAGAGAACTGAATTTGATAAAGGACCAAAAACTGAGTCTGATGGAGCTCCTTCATGTCTATTTTAAGGagacaaaagaaatggacaTTAATAGTTTAGAaaaagttctgtttatttttgatgGAATGGATGAGTGTCGTTTCCCTCTAGATTTCCAGaacacagtgagagtgtgtgatgtaacTGAATCAGCATCAGTGCATGTGCTGCTGATAAACCTGATCAaagggaatctgcttccctctgctctcatcTGGATCACTTCCCGACCAGCAGCAGCTGATCAAATCCCCTCTGAGTGTGTCGATCGAGTcacagaggtacgagggttcaCTGACCCACAGAAGGAAGAATATTTCAgcaagaggatcagtgatcagaacCTGGCCaataacatcatcacacacctgaaGTCAttaagaagcctctacatcatgtgccacatcccagtcttctgctgtatttcagccactgttctagagagaatgttgggtgaagcagagagtgaagagatccccaagactctgactcaaatgtacACCCACTTCCTCATCATTCAGACAAACATCATAAGAGGAAAGTACTCAAAGAAGCAGGAGAGTTATGAAGAAATGGTTTTGAAACTGGGACAACTGGCTTTTCAGCAGCTGAAGAAAGgcaacctgatcttctatgaggaagacctgagagagtgtggcattgatgtgaCAGAAGCAGCAGTGTACTCTGGTGTGTGTACAcagatcttcagagaggagtttgggcttcaccagAGTAAAGTGTACTGCTTTGttcatctgagtgttcaggagcaTCTCGCAGCTCTGTATGTGCATCTGACATTCATGATGGAAAAGAGAAATGTTCTAGATCAGAATCCGTCTTCAAAActggaaatgaaagaaattacaATCTCAGATGTCCACCAGAGTGCTGTAGATCAGGCCTTACAAAGTCAGACTGGACATCTGGATCTTTTCCTTCGCTTTCTTCTGGGTCTCTcgctggagtccaatcagaatcTCTTACATCACTTTGTaacacagacaggaagtagCTCCCAGAGCAAAGAGGAAACAGTTCAGTACATTAAGAAGGAGATCAGTAGAGACCTTCCTACAGAGAagtccatcaatctgttccactgtctgaatgaactgggTGACAATTCTCTAGTGGAGGAAATCCAacactacctgaagtctggaaaacAAAGTGAACTCTCTCCTTCACAGTGGTctgctctggtgtttgtgttactgacaTCAGCGCAGGAGCTGGAAGAATTTGACCTGagtaaatatacaaatacagacaacatATCAGACTGGGTTCTTGTGAAGGTGATGCCTGTGGTTGCAGAATCCAGAAAAGCAAT tATCAGCTGTGATACAATTAAAGAGAAAAGTTGGACAGCTCTGGACTCAGTGCTCAGATCAGAAACCTCCAAACTGCGAGAACTGCATCTGACTGTGAATACAATGCATCTGTCCCAGAATAATCTAGGAGTCACAGGAGTGAAtcgtctctctgctgtactggagaatcccCTCTGTAAagtggagacactgag gttgcAGTGTTGTgatgtctcagatgaaggctgtgctgctctggcttcatctctgagatcaaacccctcacacctgagagaccTGGAACTATCTAATAATAATCTtagagactcaggagtgaagcgtCTCTCTGCTatactggagaatcctcactgcaaactggagatactgag ATTGTGTGGTTGTGGagtctcagatgaaggctgtgctgctgtggcttcagctctgatatcaaacccctcacacttGAAAAACCTCAATTTGTCTAGGAATAATCTAGGAGACCTAGGATTGAAgcgtctctctgctgtactgaagaatcctcactgtaaactggagacactgtg gttgcAGTATTGTGGtatctcagatgaaggctgtgctgctctggcttcatcTCTAacatcaaacccctcacacctgagagaactgaatctgtctATGAATAAAataggagactcaggagtgaagtgtctgTCTGCTGTTCTGGAGAATCCTCAATGcaaactggagatactgag ggtGTGGGATTGTGGtttctcagatgaaggctgtgctgctctgacttcagctctgagatcaaacccctcacacctgagagaactgcaTCTGTCTCAGAATCAActaggagactcaggagtgaagcgtctctctgctgtactggagaatcctcactgtaaactggagacactgag GATGTGTGGTTGTGGtatctcagatgaaggctgtgctgctctggcttctgctctgagatcaaacccctcacacctgagaaaACTGGAGCTGAAGGGGAATAAAACTGGAGACTCAGGAaggaagctgctctctgctcttCAGAATGATGAACATTACAAACTAGAAGAAGTGGA GTGGAGATGA
- the LOC117596460 gene encoding NACHT, LRR and PYD domains-containing protein 12-like isoform X2 codes for METSDLEADNMAPSSKKSKILEKRSDSPEPSCVSMKSDASMDCPQVFSDGAPISVHSKILEKRSDSPEPSCASMKSDASMDSLWVFRGGAPLSVHRQDTASARSEVQKTFKLNLLKKFECLNGVLINQGNPILLNEIYTELYITEGDSGDINNEHEVRQMEAASRRKTTEETPIKCNDIFKPLPEEDNPIRTVLTKGVAGIGKTISVQKFILDWAEGKANQDVNLIFPLPFRELNLIKDQKLSLMELLHVYFKETKEMDINSLEKVLFIFDGMDECRFPLDFQNTVRVCDVTESASVHVLLINLIKGNLLPSALIWITSRPAAADQIPSECVDRVTEVRGFTDPQKEEYFSKRISDQNLANNIITHLKSLRSLYIMCHIPVFCCISATVLERMLGEAESEEIPKTLTQMYTHFLIIQTNIIRGKYSKKQESYEEMVLKLGQLAFQQLKKGNLIFYEEDLRECGIDVTEAAVYSGVCTQIFREEFGLHQSKVYCFVHLSVQEHLAALYVHLTFMMEKRNVLDQNPSSKLEMKEITISDVHQSAVDQALQSQTGHLDLFLRFLLGLSLESNQNLLHHFVTQTGSSSQSKEETVQYIKKEISRDLPTEKSINLFHCLNELGDNSLVEEIQHYLKSGKQSELSPSQWSALVFVLLTSAQELEEFDLSKYTNTDNISDWVLVKVMPVVAESRKAIISCDTIKEKSWTALDSVLRSETSKLRELHLTVNTMHLSQNNLGVTGVNRLSAVLENPLCKVETLRLQCCDVSDEGCAALASSLRSNPSHLRDLELSNNNLRDSGVKRLSAILENPHCKLEILRLCGCGVSDEGCAAVASALISNPSHLKNLNLSRNNLGDLGLKRLSAVLKNPHCKLETLWLQYCGISDEGCAALASSLTSNPSHLRELNLSMNKIGDSGVKCLSAVLENPQCKLEILRVWDCGFSDEGCAALTSALRSNPSHLRELHLSQNQLGDSGVKRLSAVLENPHCKLETLRMCGCGISDEGCAALASALRSNPSHLRKLELKGNKTGDSGRKLLSALQNDEHYKLEEVEWR; via the exons ATGGAAACCTCTGATCTGGAAGCAGACAATATGGCCCCATCTTCAAAAAAGAG TAAAATCCTGGAAAAGAggtcagactcaccagaacccagctgtgtctcCATGAAAAGTGATGCATCTATGGATTgtccacaggttttcagtgaTGGAGCCCCCATATCTGTACACAG TAAAATCCTGGAAAAGAggtcagactcaccagaacccagctgtgccTCCATGAAAAGTGATGCATCTATGGATTCTCTGTGGGTTTTCAGAGGTGGAGCCCCCTTATCTGTACACAG GCAAGACACTGCATCTGCTAGAAGTGAGGTCCAGAAAACCTTCAAGTTAAATCTGTTGAAGAAGTTTGAGTGTTTGAATGGAGTATTGATAAACCAGGGGAACCCAATACtcctgaatgagatctacacagagctctacatcacagagggagacagtggagacatcaataatgaacatgaggtgagacagatggaGGCAGCATCCAggagaaaaacaacagaagaaaCACCAATCAAGTGCAATGACATCTTTAAGCCCTTACCTGAAGAAGACAACCCCATCAGGACTGTTCTGACAAAGGGCGTCGCTGGCATCGGAAAAACaatctctgtgcagaagttcattctggactgggctgaagggaaagcaaatcaggacgtcaACCTCATATTTCCACTTCCTTTCAGAGAACTGAATTTGATAAAGGACCAAAAACTGAGTCTGATGGAGCTCCTTCATGTCTATTTTAAGGagacaaaagaaatggacaTTAATAGTTTAGAaaaagttctgtttatttttgatgGAATGGATGAGTGTCGTTTCCCTCTAGATTTCCAGaacacagtgagagtgtgtgatgtaacTGAATCAGCATCAGTGCATGTGCTGCTGATAAACCTGATCAaagggaatctgcttccctctgctctcatcTGGATCACTTCCCGACCAGCAGCAGCTGATCAAATCCCCTCTGAGTGTGTCGATCGAGTcacagaggtacgagggttcaCTGACCCACAGAAGGAAGAATATTTCAgcaagaggatcagtgatcagaacCTGGCCaataacatcatcacacacctgaaGTCAttaagaagcctctacatcatgtgccacatcccagtcttctgctgtatttcagccactgttctagagagaatgttgggtgaagcagagagtgaagagatccccaagactctgactcaaatgtacACCCACTTCCTCATCATTCAGACAAACATCATAAGAGGAAAGTACTCAAAGAAGCAGGAGAGTTATGAAGAAATGGTTTTGAAACTGGGACAACTGGCTTTTCAGCAGCTGAAGAAAGgcaacctgatcttctatgaggaagacctgagagagtgtggcattgatgtgaCAGAAGCAGCAGTGTACTCTGGTGTGTGTACAcagatcttcagagaggagtttgggcttcaccagAGTAAAGTGTACTGCTTTGttcatctgagtgttcaggagcaTCTCGCAGCTCTGTATGTGCATCTGACATTCATGATGGAAAAGAGAAATGTTCTAGATCAGAATCCGTCTTCAAAActggaaatgaaagaaattacaATCTCAGATGTCCACCAGAGTGCTGTAGATCAGGCCTTACAAAGTCAGACTGGACATCTGGATCTTTTCCTTCGCTTTCTTCTGGGTCTCTcgctggagtccaatcagaatcTCTTACATCACTTTGTaacacagacaggaagtagCTCCCAGAGCAAAGAGGAAACAGTTCAGTACATTAAGAAGGAGATCAGTAGAGACCTTCCTACAGAGAagtccatcaatctgttccactgtctgaatgaactgggTGACAATTCTCTAGTGGAGGAAATCCAacactacctgaagtctggaaaacAAAGTGAACTCTCTCCTTCACAGTGGTctgctctggtgtttgtgttactgacaTCAGCGCAGGAGCTGGAAGAATTTGACCTGagtaaatatacaaatacagacaacatATCAGACTGGGTTCTTGTGAAGGTGATGCCTGTGGTTGCAGAATCCAGAAAAGCAAT tATCAGCTGTGATACAATTAAAGAGAAAAGTTGGACAGCTCTGGACTCAGTGCTCAGATCAGAAACCTCCAAACTGCGAGAACTGCATCTGACTGTGAATACAATGCATCTGTCCCAGAATAATCTAGGAGTCACAGGAGTGAAtcgtctctctgctgtactggagaatcccCTCTGTAAagtggagacactgag gttgcAGTGTTGTgatgtctcagatgaaggctgtgctgctctggcttcatctctgagatcaaacccctcacacctgagagaccTGGAACTATCTAATAATAATCTtagagactcaggagtgaagcgtCTCTCTGCTatactggagaatcctcactgcaaactggagatactgag ATTGTGTGGTTGTGGagtctcagatgaaggctgtgctgctgtggcttcagctctgatatcaaacccctcacacttGAAAAACCTCAATTTGTCTAGGAATAATCTAGGAGACCTAGGATTGAAgcgtctctctgctgtactgaagaatcctcactgtaaactggagacactgtg gttgcAGTATTGTGGtatctcagatgaaggctgtgctgctctggcttcatcTCTAacatcaaacccctcacacctgagagaactgaatctgtctATGAATAAAataggagactcaggagtgaagtgtctgTCTGCTGTTCTGGAGAATCCTCAATGcaaactggagatactgag ggtGTGGGATTGTGGtttctcagatgaaggctgtgctgctctgacttcagctctgagatcaaacccctcacacctgagagaactgcaTCTGTCTCAGAATCAActaggagactcaggagtgaagcgtctctctgctgtactggagaatcctcactgtaaactggagacactgag GATGTGTGGTTGTGGtatctcagatgaaggctgtgctgctctggcttctgctctgagatcaaacccctcacacctgagaaaACTGGAGCTGAAGGGGAATAAAACTGGAGACTCAGGAaggaagctgctctctgctcttCAGAATGATGAACATTACAAACTAGAAGAAGTGGA GTGGAGATGA
- the LOC113524072 gene encoding NACHT, LRR and PYD domains-containing protein 3, with protein MFDQYSKMETSDLDTDNGVPPSKKSKLHMKRSDSPTPSCVSMKSDASIDHLWIFKDRGSSSVHSEIQVKRSDSPTPSCVSMKSDDSMDLPVKFKDRGSSSVHSDQQKSEDRINVMTDKGNDPEPAINTCQKNLKINLLKTFKCLNGVIIKQGNRTLLNEIYTELYITEGDSEDVNNEHEVRQIEAASRRKTTEETPIKCNDIFKPLSEEDNPIRNVLTKGVPGIGKTVSVQKFILDWAEGKANQDVHLIFPLPFRELNLIKDQKLSLMELLHVYFKETKEMDISSLEKVLFIFDGMDECRFPLDFQNTVRVCDVTESASVHVLLINLIKGNLLPSALIWITSRPAAADQIPSECVDQVTEIRGFNDPQKEEYFRKRISDQNLANNIITHLKSLRSLYIMCHIPVFCWISATVLERMLGEAESEEIPKTLTQMYTHFLIIQTNFIREKYSKKQESYEEMVLKLGQLAFQQLKKGNLIFYKEDLKECGIDVKEAAVYSGVCTQIFREEFGLHQSKVYCFVHLSVQEHLAALYVDLTFMMEKRNVLDQSQSSKLEMKEITISDVHKSAVDQALQSQTGHLDLFLRFLLGLSLESNQKLLHHFVTQTGSSSQSKEETVQYIKKEISRDLPTEKSINLFHCLNELGDNSLVEEIQHYLKSGKQSELSPSQWSALVFVLLTSAQELEEFDLSKYTNTDNVSDWILVKVMPVVAESRKAIIRCDTIKWRSWTALDSVLRSETSNLRELHLTVNTMHLSKSNLGDSGMKRLSAVLENPLCKVETLRLQCCDVSDEGCAALASALKSNPSHLRDLELSNNNLGDSGMKCLSAVLENPLCKVETLRLCGCEVSDEGCAVLASALISNPSHLRDLNLSQNNLGDSGVKHLSAVLENPHCKLETLRLQCCGTSNEGCAALTSALRSNPSHLRDLHLSNNNLGDSGVKRLSAVLENPHCKLEILRLFKCGISDEGCAALASALRSNPSHLRELHLSENNLGDSGVKRLSAVLENPHCKLETLRMCGCGISDEGCAALASALRSNPSHLRELEMKGNKTGDSGRKLLSALQDDEHYKLEEVDW; from the exons TGATCAGCAGAAGTCAGAAGACAGAATAAACGTCATGACAGATAAAGG AAATGACCCAGAACCTGCTATAAATACATGCCAGAAGAACCTCAAAATAAATCTGTTGAAGACGTTTAAGTGTTTGAATGGAGTGATAATAAAGCAGGGAAACCGAACACtcctgaatgagatctacacagagctctacatcacagagggagacagtgaagatgtcaataatgaacatgaggtgagacagatcgAGGCAGCATCCAGGAGAAAAACAACAGAGGAAACACCAATCAAGTGCAATGACATCTTTAAGCCCTTATCTGAAGAAGACAACCCCATCAGGAACGTTCTGACAAAGGGCGTCCCTGGCAtcggaaaaacagtctctgtgcagaagttcattctggactgggctgaagggaaagcaaatcaggacgtccACCTCATATTTCCACTTCCTTTCAGAGAGCTAAATTTGATCAAGGACCAAAAACTGAGTCTGATGGAGCTCCTTCATGTCTATTTTAAGGagacaaaagaaatggacaTTTCTAGTTTAGAaaaagttctgtttatttttgatgGAATGGATGAGTGTCGTTTCCCTCTAGATTTCCAGaacacagtgagagtgtgtgatgtaacTGAATCAGCATCAGTCCATGTGCTGCTGATAAACCTGATCAaagggaatctgcttccctctgctctcatcTGGATCACCTCCCGACCAGCAGCAGCTGATCAAATCCCCTCTGAGTGTGTCGATCAAGTCACAGAGATAAGAGGGTTCAATGACCCACAGAaggaggagtacttcaggaagaggatcagtgatcagaacCTGGCCaataacatcatcacacacctgaaGTCAttaagaagcctctacatcatgtgccacatcccagtcttctgctggatttcagccactgttctagagagaatgttgggtgaagcagagagtgaagagatccccaagactctgactcaaatgtacacacacttcctcatcaTTCAGACAAACTTCATAAGAGAAAAGTACTCAAAGAAGCAGGAGAGTTATGAAGAAATGGTTCTGAAACTGGGACAATTGGCTTTTCAGCAGCTGAAGAAAGGCAACCTGATCTTCTACAAGGAAGACCTGaaagagtgtggcattgatgtgaAAGAAGCAGCAGTGTACTCTGGTGTGTGTACAcagatcttcagagaggagtttgggcttcaccagAGTAAAGTGTACTGCTTTGttcatctgagtgttcaggagcaTCTCGCAGCTTTGTATGTGGATCTGACATTCATGATGGAAAAGAGAAATGTTCTAGATCAGAGTCAGTCTTCAAAActggaaatgaaagaaattacaATCTCAGATGTCCACAAGAGTGCTGTAGATCAGGCCTTACAAAGTCAGACAGGACATCTGGATCTTTTCCTTCGCTTTCTTCTGGGTCTCTcgctggagtccaatcagaaaCTCTTACATCACTTTGTaacacagacaggaagtagCTCCCAGAGCAAAGAAGAAACAGTTCAGTACATTAAGAAGGAGATCAGTAGAGACCTTCCTACAGAGAagtccatcaatctgttccactgtctgaatgaactgggTGACAATTCTCTAGTGGAGGAAATCCAacactacctgaagtctggaaaacAAAGTGAACTCTCTCCTTCACAGTGGTctgctctggtgtttgtgttactgacaTCAGCGCAGGAGCTGGAAGAATTTGACCTGagtaaatatacaaatacagacaacgTATCAGATTGGATTCTTGTGAAGGTGATGCCTGTGGTTGCAGAATCCAGAAAAGCAAT TATCAGATGTGATACAATTAAATGGAGAAGTTGGACGGCTCTGGACTCAGTGCTCAGATCAGAAACCTCCAATCTGAGAGAACTGCATCTGACTGTGAATACAATGCATCTGTCCAAGAGTAATCTAGGAGACTCAGGCATGAAGCGGCTttctgctgtactggagaatcctctCTGTAAagtggagacactgag GTTGCAGTGTTGTgatgtctcagatgaaggctgtgctgctctggcttcagctctgaaatcaaacccctcacacctgagagaccTGGAACTATCTAATAATAATCTAGGAGACTCAGGAatgaagtgtctctctgctgtactggagaatcctctCTGTAAagtggagacactgag GTTGTGTGGTTGTGAagtctcagatgaaggctgtgctgttctggcttcagctctgatatcaaacccctcacacctgagagaccTGAATCTGTCTCAGAATAATctaggagactcaggagtgaagcatctctctgctgttctggagaatcctcactgcaaactggagacactgag GTTGCAGTGTTGTGGTACCTCaaatgaaggctgtgctgctctgacttcagctctgagatcaaacccctcacacctgagagaccTGCATCTGTCTAATAATAATctaggagactcaggagtgaagcgtctctctgctgtactggagaatcctcactgcaaactggagatactgag gttgttTAAATGTGGTAtttcagatgaaggctgtgctgctctggcttcagctctgagatcaaacccctcacacctgagagaactgcaTCTGTCTGAGAATAATctaggagactcaggagtgaagcgtctctctgctgtactggagaatcctcactgcaaactggagacactgag gatGTGTGGTTGTGGtatctcagatgaaggctgtgctgctctggcttctgctctgagatcaaacccctcacacctgagagaactggagaTGAAGGGGAATAAAACTGGAGACTCAGGAAGGAAGCTGCTCTCTGCACTTCAGGATGATGAACATTACAAACTAGAGGAAGTGGA TTGGTGA